The following proteins come from a genomic window of Streptococcus oralis:
- a CDS encoding acetylxylan esterase — MKHPALLEEIKTYLGRDEVPEDFDAFWDEEVKKVSSLPAYQLEERDFHIPQVKCYELRFEGTNGGRVYARVVLPKSEEKVPLIFHFHGYMGRGWDWADMLAFTVAGYGVVSMDVRGQSGYSQDCSRSPLGNTVKGHIIRGAVEGKDHLFYKDVYLDIYQLIEILASLPQVDEKRLSSYGASQGGALALVAAALNPRIQRTVAIYPFLSDFRRVLEIGNTSEAYDELFRYFKFHDPFHETEEEIMATLAYIDVKNLAHRIQGEVKMITGLDDDVCYPITQFAIYNRLTCDKAYRIMPEYAHEAMNVFVNDQVYNWLCGSEIPFKYVR; from the coding sequence ATGAAACATCCAGCTTTGTTAGAAGAAATCAAGACCTATCTAGGAAGGGATGAGGTTCCAGAAGACTTTGATGCTTTCTGGGATGAAGAAGTCAAAAAGGTTTCATCTCTTCCTGCCTACCAGTTGGAAGAGCGCGATTTTCACATTCCGCAGGTTAAGTGCTATGAACTAAGGTTTGAAGGGACGAATGGAGGAAGAGTCTATGCACGAGTCGTCCTTCCAAAAAGTGAGGAGAAAGTTCCGCTAATCTTCCACTTCCATGGCTATATGGGACGTGGATGGGACTGGGCCGATATGCTGGCCTTTACCGTGGCTGGTTACGGTGTTGTTTCCATGGACGTTCGTGGCCAGTCGGGCTATTCGCAAGACTGCTCGCGCTCTCCACTAGGAAATACGGTCAAGGGACATATTATCCGTGGTGCTGTTGAAGGTAAGGATCATCTCTTTTATAAGGATGTCTATCTGGATATATACCAGTTGATTGAAATTCTTGCTAGTCTGCCTCAGGTGGATGAGAAGCGACTTTCTAGCTATGGTGCTTCACAAGGAGGGGCTTTAGCTCTGGTCGCAGCAGCGCTCAATCCTCGAATTCAGCGAACAGTTGCCATCTATCCTTTCTTGTCAGACTTTAGACGAGTGCTTGAGATTGGCAATACCAGTGAAGCCTATGACGAACTTTTCCGTTACTTCAAGTTTCACGATCCCTTCCATGAAACAGAGGAGGAAATCATGGCGACCCTTGCCTATATCGATGTGAAAAATCTTGCCCATCGCATTCAAGGTGAGGTCAAGATGATTACGGGCTTGGATGACGACGTCTGCTATCCTATTACCCAGTTTGCGATTTACAACCGTCTGACCTGTGATAAGGCTTATCGAATCATGCCTGAGTATGCTCATGAAGCCATGAATGTTTTTGTCAATGACCAGGTTTATAACTGGCTCTGTGGCAGTGAGATTCCTTTTAAGTACGTAAGATAA